The Alosa sapidissima isolate fAloSap1 chromosome 6, fAloSap1.pri, whole genome shotgun sequence genome window below encodes:
- the syt14b gene encoding synaptotagmin-14b isoform X6 encodes MCQKSNKLSVENTSEFSCFDEYRKDLKDRGTDQGSSESEEERPWRRGEPASQPQKTSGWGSNRSKRSEKEAYNSKAPTVQANSVHRMRHSTQLNELQPPPYKASSQPQSRQTRAQDSEEEDSEEEDDDEEEEESEEEEDSDDPDYQKEDAPSDSTAVLGPEDSSVPPLPAGYEPEELGKYGTLDVAFEYETGEQRLAVTVTAATDIPALKSTGNVSWQVHLVLLPTKKQRAKTGVQKGPCPVFTETFRFSRVEQEALGNYAVRFRLYSVRRMKKEKVLGEKVFYLTKLNLEGKMALPVTLEPGSSVTGCGSMVSVSRSMGALSYHSTGDSATPEILLGLLYNSTTGRLSAEVIKGSHFKNNASDKLPSVPVGLFCCIKQFIGGQLYIMRDTYVKLIMLDSKGKQMSKCKTSVCRGQPSPTYKETFVFQVALFQLSEVTLHVSVYNRRSSMKRRERLGWVSLGLNSTSDEQEDHWTHMREAEGQQVCQWHTLLDT; translated from the exons ATGTGCCAGAAGAG TAACAAGCTGTCAGTGGAGAACACCAGTGAATTCTCCTGCTTTGATGAGTACAGGAAAGACTTGAAAG ACAGAGGCACTGACCAGGGGTCGTCAGAGAGCGAGGAGGAGAGGCCGTGGAGACGCGGCGAGCCGGCCTCCCAGCCCCAGAAGACGTCTGGCTGGGGCAGCAACCGCAGCAAGCGCTCTGAGAAAGAGGCCTACAACAGCAAAGCCCCGACAGTTCAGG CTAACAGTGTCCATCGCATGAGGCACTCCACCCAGCTCAACGAGCTCCAGCCGCCTCCGTACAAGGCCTCGTCTCAGCCGCAGTCCCGCCAGACCCGCGCCCAAGACTCGGAAGAAGAGGACAGcgaagaggaggatgatgatgaggaagaagaggagagcgaggaggaagaggacagcGATGACCCGGACTACCAGAAAGAGGACGCTCCCAGCGACAGCACGGCGGTCCTCGGTCCCGAG gacTCCTCAGTGCCTCCTCTTCCTGCAGGGTACGAGCCGGAGGAGCTGGGGAAGTATGGAACGCTGGACGTGGCGTTCGAGTACGAAACGGGCGAGCAGCGCCTGGCCGTGACGGTCACGGCCGCCACTGACATTCCGGCCCTCAAGAGCACGGGCAACGTGTCCTGGCAG GTCCACCTGGTTCTCCTGCCTACAAAGAAGCAGCGGGCCAAGACTGGGGTCCAGAAGGGGCCGTGTCCTGTGTTTACTGAGACCTTCCGGTTCTCACGGGTGGAACAGGAGGCCCTGGGGAACTACGCGGTGCGGTTCCGCCTGTACAGTGTGCGGCGGATGAAGAAGGAGAAGGTGCTGGGCGAGAAGGTGTTTTATTTGACCAAGCTCAACCTGGAGGGCAAGATGGCACTGCCCGTCACTCTGGAGCCAGGCTCTTCTGTCACG ggCTGTGGCTCTATGGTAAGTGTGTCCCGCAGCATGGGGGCGCTGTCCTACCACTCCACCGGAGACTCGGCCACGCCCGAGATCCTCCTAGGCCTCCTCTACAACTCCACCACCGGACGCCTCTCCGCCGAGGTCATCAAGGGCAGCCACTTCAAGAACAATGCCTCTGACAAACTGCCTA GCGTCCCAGTTGGCCTGTTCTGCTGCATAAAGCAGTTCATAGGAGGCCAACTCTATATCATGCGAG ATACCTACGTCAAGCTGATCATGCTGGACTCCAAGGGCAAGCAGATGTCCAAGTGCAAGACGTCGGTGTGCCGCGGTCAGCCCAGCCCCACCTACAAGGAGACGTTTGTGTTTCAGGTGGCGCTGTTCCAGCTGTCGGAGGTGACCCTGCACGTGTCCGTGTACAACCGCCGCAGCAGCATGAAGCGGCGAGAGCGCCTGGGCTGGGTCTCCCTGGGCCTTAACAGCACCAGTGACGAGCAGGAGGACCACTGGACGCACATGAGGGAGGCCGAGGGTCAGCAGGTGTGTCAGTGGCACACTCTCCTGGACACCTGA
- the syt14b gene encoding synaptotagmin-14b isoform X3, which produces MAIEVSPELLGILSSIAVFMAVIALFFLYLSNKLSVENTSEFSCFDEYRKDLKDRGTDQGSSESEEERPWRRGEPASQPQKTSGWGSNRSKRSEKEAYNSKAPTVQANSVHRMRHSTQLNELQPPPYKASSQPQSRQTRAQDSEEEDSEEEDDDEEEEESEEEEDSDDPDYQKEDAPSDSTAVLGPEDSSVPPLPAGYEPEELGKYGTLDVAFEYETGEQRLAVTVTAATDIPALKSTGNVSWQVHLVLLPTKKQRAKTGVQKGPCPVFTETFRFSRVEQEALGNYAVRFRLYSVRRMKKEKVLGEKVFYLTKLNLEGKMALPVTLEPGSSVTGCGSMVSVSRSMGALSYHSTGDSATPEILLGLLYNSTTGRLSAEVIKGSHFKNNASDKLPSVPVGLFCCIKQFIGGQLYIMRDTYVKLIMLDSKGKQMSKCKTSVCRGQPSPTYKETFVFQVALFQLSEVTLHVSVYNRRSSMKRRERLGWVSLGLNSTSDEQEDHWTHMREAEGQQVCQWHTLLDT; this is translated from the exons TGTCTCCTGAGTTGCTAGGCATCCTGTCCTCCATAGCTGTCTTCATGGCGGTGattgctctttttttcctctacCTCAGTAACAAGCTGTCAGTGGAGAACACCAGTGAATTCTCCTGCTTTGATGAGTACAGGAAAGACTTGAAAG ACAGAGGCACTGACCAGGGGTCGTCAGAGAGCGAGGAGGAGAGGCCGTGGAGACGCGGCGAGCCGGCCTCCCAGCCCCAGAAGACGTCTGGCTGGGGCAGCAACCGCAGCAAGCGCTCTGAGAAAGAGGCCTACAACAGCAAAGCCCCGACAGTTCAGG CTAACAGTGTCCATCGCATGAGGCACTCCACCCAGCTCAACGAGCTCCAGCCGCCTCCGTACAAGGCCTCGTCTCAGCCGCAGTCCCGCCAGACCCGCGCCCAAGACTCGGAAGAAGAGGACAGcgaagaggaggatgatgatgaggaagaagaggagagcgaggaggaagaggacagcGATGACCCGGACTACCAGAAAGAGGACGCTCCCAGCGACAGCACGGCGGTCCTCGGTCCCGAG gacTCCTCAGTGCCTCCTCTTCCTGCAGGGTACGAGCCGGAGGAGCTGGGGAAGTATGGAACGCTGGACGTGGCGTTCGAGTACGAAACGGGCGAGCAGCGCCTGGCCGTGACGGTCACGGCCGCCACTGACATTCCGGCCCTCAAGAGCACGGGCAACGTGTCCTGGCAG GTCCACCTGGTTCTCCTGCCTACAAAGAAGCAGCGGGCCAAGACTGGGGTCCAGAAGGGGCCGTGTCCTGTGTTTACTGAGACCTTCCGGTTCTCACGGGTGGAACAGGAGGCCCTGGGGAACTACGCGGTGCGGTTCCGCCTGTACAGTGTGCGGCGGATGAAGAAGGAGAAGGTGCTGGGCGAGAAGGTGTTTTATTTGACCAAGCTCAACCTGGAGGGCAAGATGGCACTGCCCGTCACTCTGGAGCCAGGCTCTTCTGTCACG ggCTGTGGCTCTATGGTAAGTGTGTCCCGCAGCATGGGGGCGCTGTCCTACCACTCCACCGGAGACTCGGCCACGCCCGAGATCCTCCTAGGCCTCCTCTACAACTCCACCACCGGACGCCTCTCCGCCGAGGTCATCAAGGGCAGCCACTTCAAGAACAATGCCTCTGACAAACTGCCTA GCGTCCCAGTTGGCCTGTTCTGCTGCATAAAGCAGTTCATAGGAGGCCAACTCTATATCATGCGAG ATACCTACGTCAAGCTGATCATGCTGGACTCCAAGGGCAAGCAGATGTCCAAGTGCAAGACGTCGGTGTGCCGCGGTCAGCCCAGCCCCACCTACAAGGAGACGTTTGTGTTTCAGGTGGCGCTGTTCCAGCTGTCGGAGGTGACCCTGCACGTGTCCGTGTACAACCGCCGCAGCAGCATGAAGCGGCGAGAGCGCCTGGGCTGGGTCTCCCTGGGCCTTAACAGCACCAGTGACGAGCAGGAGGACCACTGGACGCACATGAGGGAGGCCGAGGGTCAGCAGGTGTGTCAGTGGCACACTCTCCTGGACACCTGA
- the syt14b gene encoding synaptotagmin-14b isoform X5: MAVIALFFLYLSNKLSVENTSEFSCFDEYRKDLKDRGTDQGSSESEEERPWRRGEPASQPQKTSGWGSNRSKRSEKEAYNSKAPTVQANSVHRMRHSTQLNELQPPPYKASSQPQSRQTRAQDSEEEDSEEEDDDEEEEESEEEEDSDDPDYQKEDAPSDSTAVLGPEDSSVPPLPAGYEPEELGKYGTLDVAFEYETGEQRLAVTVTAATDIPALKSTGNVSWQVHLVLLPTKKQRAKTGVQKGPCPVFTETFRFSRVEQEALGNYAVRFRLYSVRRMKKEKVLGEKVFYLTKLNLEGKMALPVTLEPGSSVTGCGSMVSVSRSMGALSYHSTGDSATPEILLGLLYNSTTGRLSAEVIKGSHFKNNASDKLPSVPVGLFCCIKQFIGGQLYIMRDTYVKLIMLDSKGKQMSKCKTSVCRGQPSPTYKETFVFQVALFQLSEVTLHVSVYNRRSSMKRRERLGWVSLGLNSTSDEQEDHWTHMREAEGQQVCQWHTLLDT; encoded by the exons ATGGCGGTGattgctctttttttcctctacCTCAGTAACAAGCTGTCAGTGGAGAACACCAGTGAATTCTCCTGCTTTGATGAGTACAGGAAAGACTTGAAAG ACAGAGGCACTGACCAGGGGTCGTCAGAGAGCGAGGAGGAGAGGCCGTGGAGACGCGGCGAGCCGGCCTCCCAGCCCCAGAAGACGTCTGGCTGGGGCAGCAACCGCAGCAAGCGCTCTGAGAAAGAGGCCTACAACAGCAAAGCCCCGACAGTTCAGG CTAACAGTGTCCATCGCATGAGGCACTCCACCCAGCTCAACGAGCTCCAGCCGCCTCCGTACAAGGCCTCGTCTCAGCCGCAGTCCCGCCAGACCCGCGCCCAAGACTCGGAAGAAGAGGACAGcgaagaggaggatgatgatgaggaagaagaggagagcgaggaggaagaggacagcGATGACCCGGACTACCAGAAAGAGGACGCTCCCAGCGACAGCACGGCGGTCCTCGGTCCCGAG gacTCCTCAGTGCCTCCTCTTCCTGCAGGGTACGAGCCGGAGGAGCTGGGGAAGTATGGAACGCTGGACGTGGCGTTCGAGTACGAAACGGGCGAGCAGCGCCTGGCCGTGACGGTCACGGCCGCCACTGACATTCCGGCCCTCAAGAGCACGGGCAACGTGTCCTGGCAG GTCCACCTGGTTCTCCTGCCTACAAAGAAGCAGCGGGCCAAGACTGGGGTCCAGAAGGGGCCGTGTCCTGTGTTTACTGAGACCTTCCGGTTCTCACGGGTGGAACAGGAGGCCCTGGGGAACTACGCGGTGCGGTTCCGCCTGTACAGTGTGCGGCGGATGAAGAAGGAGAAGGTGCTGGGCGAGAAGGTGTTTTATTTGACCAAGCTCAACCTGGAGGGCAAGATGGCACTGCCCGTCACTCTGGAGCCAGGCTCTTCTGTCACG ggCTGTGGCTCTATGGTAAGTGTGTCCCGCAGCATGGGGGCGCTGTCCTACCACTCCACCGGAGACTCGGCCACGCCCGAGATCCTCCTAGGCCTCCTCTACAACTCCACCACCGGACGCCTCTCCGCCGAGGTCATCAAGGGCAGCCACTTCAAGAACAATGCCTCTGACAAACTGCCTA GCGTCCCAGTTGGCCTGTTCTGCTGCATAAAGCAGTTCATAGGAGGCCAACTCTATATCATGCGAG ATACCTACGTCAAGCTGATCATGCTGGACTCCAAGGGCAAGCAGATGTCCAAGTGCAAGACGTCGGTGTGCCGCGGTCAGCCCAGCCCCACCTACAAGGAGACGTTTGTGTTTCAGGTGGCGCTGTTCCAGCTGTCGGAGGTGACCCTGCACGTGTCCGTGTACAACCGCCGCAGCAGCATGAAGCGGCGAGAGCGCCTGGGCTGGGTCTCCCTGGGCCTTAACAGCACCAGTGACGAGCAGGAGGACCACTGGACGCACATGAGGGAGGCCGAGGGTCAGCAGGTGTGTCAGTGGCACACTCTCCTGGACACCTGA